A segment of the Zavarzinia compransoris genome:
CCCTGGCCGACATGGACCTGATCGAGATCAACGAGGCTTTCGCGGTGCAGGTGCTCGGCTGCCTGAAACTGCTGGACCTCGGCTTCGACGATGCGCGGGTCAACCCCAATGGCGGCGCTATTGCCATCGGCCATCCGCTGGGGGCTTCCGGTGCCCGGCTGGCCCTGACGGCGGCGCGGCAATTGCAGCGCAGCCAAGGGCGCTATGCCGTCGTCTCCCTCTGCATCGGCGTCGGCCAGGGCATTGCCCTGGTGATCGAAAGGCTCTGACCATGCGCGATTCCTACATGAAGCTGGCCTTCGAGGGAGCGGTGGCGACACTCACCCTGTCGCGGGCGCCGGTGAATGCGGTGGACGACGATTTCCTGGCCGATCTCGACCAGGCCTTGAGCGCCGTCGAAGTGCGCGACGACCTGGCGGTGCTCCGCATCCGCAGCGACCAGCGGGTGTTCTGCGCCGGGGCCGACCTTCGCCTCGTCGCCGGCCGGTTGCAGGATGCGGCGGGGGCGGCGGCCATGGTGACCACGGTCCGGCGCTTCCACGCGGTCTATGACCATCTCGCCTCCCTGCCGGTGGTGACGGTGGCCGAGATTACCGGGCATGCCCTGGGCGGCGGGCTGGAACTGGCGCTGGCCTGCGATCTCCGCGTCGTCTCGGACCGGGCGAAGCTGGGCCTGCCCGAGGCGAAGGTGGGCTTGCTGCCCGGCGCCGGCGGCACCCAGCGCCTGACCGAGCTTTGCGGCCCCGGCGTTGCCGCGCGGGTGATCCTGACCGGCGACCTGATCCCCGGCGAAGAGGCGGAGCGGATCGGCCTTGCCCAATGGGTCTTTCCGCAGGCGGATTTCGAGGCGGGCGCCGATGCCATCGCGGCCCGTATCGCCGGGCTGTCGCCCGAAGCCCTGCGCGCCTCGAAGAATTGCGTGCGCATTGCCGCGACCATCAGCCAGGCGGGTGTCGCCGCCGAGATCAGCGGCATCGGCCGCCTGATGCGCAGCAAGGATACGGAACGCCGGGTCCACGCCTTCCTCGGGGCATGACCGACAAGACTTCAGGGAGATATTCGATGAGCACCAAAGCGGCCTATGCCCCCTTCGTCTGGCAGGACCCCTTCCTGCTCGACGACCAGCTGACCGAGGACGAGCGGATGATCCGCGATACCGCCCGGGCCTTCGCCCAGGCGGAATTGCTGCCCCGCGTCGAACAGGCCTATCTGGATGAAGTGACCGATCCCGGCCTCTTCCCCCTGATGGGCGATGCCGGGCTGCTCGGCGTTACCCTGCCGGAAGAATATGGCGGCGCCGGCGCGTCCTATGTCGCCTATGGCCTGGTCGCGCGGGAGGTGGAGCGGGTCGATTCCGGTTACCGCTCGATGATGAGCGTGCAGGCCTCCCTCGTGATCTATCCGATCTATGCCTATGGCTCGGAGGAACAGCGCCGCAAGTATCTGCCGGGCCTCGCCTCCGGCCGGCTGATCGGCTGTTTCGGCCTGACCGAGCCCGATGCCGGCTCCGACCCCGGCTCGATGAAGACCAGGGCGCAGAAGATCGCGGGTGGCTATCGCCTGACCGGGTCCAAGATGTGGATTTCCAATGCACCCATCGCCGATGTCTTCGTCGTCTGGGCGAAATCGGAGGCTCATGGCGGCGAGATCCGGGGCTTCGTCCTCGAGAAGGGCATGACGGGCCTGTCGGCGCCGAAGATCGGCGGCAAGCTGTCGCTCCGCGCCTCGATCACCGGCGAGATCGTGATGGACGGGGTCGAGGTGGGCGAAGATGCCCTGCTGCCCAATGTCGCCGGCCTGAAGGGGCCTTTCGGCTGCCTGAACCGGGCGCGTTACGGCATTTCCTGGGGCGCGCTCGGCGCGGCCGAGGATTGCTGGCTGCGCAGCGTGCAATACGGCCTCGACCGGACGCAATTCGGCAAGCCGCTGGCCGGCACCCAATTGTTCCAGAAGAAATTCGCCGACATGCAGACCGAGATCGCCCTCGGGCTGCAAGCCTCGCTCCGCGTCGGGCGGCTGTTCGACGAGGGGCAACTGGCGCCGGAGATGGTCTCCCTCGTCAAGCGCAACAATTGCGGCAAGGCGCTGGATATCGCCCGCGTGGCCCGCGACATGCACGGCGGCAATGGTATCCAGATCGGTTACCACGTGATGCGCCATGCCCAGAACCTCGAAACCGTGAATACCTATGAAGGCACCCACGATGTCCACGCCCTGATCCTCGGCCGGGCGCAGACCGGCATCCAGGCCTTCTTCTGATCCTTCCCTGAGCCCTCGGCAGGATCTCTCCCCTGCCAGCCTCGGCCCGCCGGTGCCCTGCACCCGGCGGGTCTTTTTTTGCTGCCGGGATATTGACAGTATACTTATTATAAGAATACTGAGCAAATAACGGGCGCAAGGCCCGGCGGGGAAAACAGTGGAAGGAAGCGTCATGGGCGATCGGGAAGTCTTGATTGCGGGGGGCGGCATCGGCGGGCTGGCGGCGGCCCTCGGGCTGGCGGGCGGGGGCTTTCGGGTCCATGTGCTGGAAAAGGCGCCGGCCCTTGGCGAGATCGGCGCCGGCATCCAGCTGGGCCCCAATGCCTTTCACGCCTTCGACTTCCTCGGGATCGGGGTGCAGGCCCGCGCCATGGCGGTCTTCGTCGACCGCCTGCGCCTGATGGATGCCCTGACGGCCGAGGAAATCGCCGGCATCCCGCTGGACGAGCCGTTCCGCAAGCGTTTCGGCAATCCTTACGCGGTGATCCACCGGGGCGACATGCATGGCGTCTTCCTGCGCGCCTGCCAGAACCACCCGAACATCCGCCTCAGCGTGAACAGCGAAGTGGTGGATTACGACCAGGACGGCGGCAGCGTCACCGCCCTGCTGGCCAGCGGCGCCCGGGTCACCGGCTCGGTGCTGATCGGCGCCGACGGGCTGTGGTCGAAGATCCGCGCCCGGGTGGTGGGCGACGGCCAGCCCCGGGTCTCGGGCCATACCACCTATCGCTCGGTCATCCCGACCGAACAGATGCCGGAAGACCTGCGCTGGAATGCGGCCACCCTCTGGGCCGGGCCGCATTGCCATATCGTCCATTACCCGCTGTCAGACTGGAAGAATTTCAACCTCGTCGTAACCTCCCACAACGACGCGCCGGCGCCTGTCGCCGGTGTCCCCGTCGCGACCGAGACGGTGCTGGCCGAATTCGAGCACGTCCATGACAAGGCCCGGCAGATCATCCGCCACGGCACCAATTGGAAGGCCTGGGTGCTGTGCGACCGCGAGCCGGTGGGCAATTGGGTCGATGGCCGGGTCGCCCTGCTCGGCGATGCCGCCCACCCGATGATGCAATATTTCGCCCAGGGCGCCTGCATGGCGATGGAAGATGCGGTCTGCCTGTCCCATGCGCTGAGCACCGGGCGCGACGATCCGGCGGCAGCGCTCGCAACCTATCGCGACCGCCGGGTGCTGCGCACGGCACGGGTGCAGTTGCAATCGCGCGAGATCGGCAAGCACATCTATCACCCGTCGGGCGTCCACGCCGAATTGCGCAATCTGGTCATGCGGGCGAAAAGCCCGGCCGACTGGTACGACACGCTGGCCTGGATCTATGGCGGCGATCCCCTGACCCAGGCGGCGGTCGCCGCCGATCCGATGCCGCTGGCCGCCCCGGCCGGGAAGGTGGCCCATGGCTGAGGCCCTTGCCAACGACCAATCCCGCCAGCTCGACCATCTCTATGACGAGCTGAAGCCGCACAGCCTCTATCCGCTCTGGACCGTGCTTTCGGCCCTGGTGCCGCCGGAACCCGCGTCGGGCGCGCTGCCCTGGGCCTGGGACTATGGGCCGATGCGCGATTATCTGCTGCGCGCCGGCGACCTGATCAGCGCCGAACAGGCAGAGCGCCGGGTGCTGATCCTGGAAAACCCCGGCCTGCCCGGCACATCCGGCATTACCACCAGCCTTTACGCCGGGCTGCAATTGATCCTGCCGGGCGAAGTCGCACCCTGCCACCGCCATGCCCAGAGCGCGCTTCGCTTCGTCCTCGAAGGGGAGGGGGCTTTCACCGCCGTCGATGGCGAGAAGGCGATCATGCATCCCTTCGACCTGGTGCTGACGCCGGGCGGCCAATGGCACGACCATGGCAATCACACCGGGCGGCCGATGATCTGGCTCGACGGGCTGGACATCCCGACCGTGCGCGCCTTCGACGCCGGCTTTGCGGAAAAGCTCGGCGCCTCGGCCCATCCCGAAACGGTGCCGCCTGGCGATACCGGCGCCCGCTACGGCCGCAACCTCCGCCCGGTGAAGGGCACGGCGGCGGATCGGCGCCCGGCGCATCAGCCGCTGTTCCACTACCCTTACGCCGACTGGCGGCCCAGCCTGGATGCGCTGGCGCAATCGGGCCTGCCGGACCCGCATTTCGGCCATGCGCTGGAATTCCTGAACCCGGCCGATGGCGGCGCGATCATGGCGACGATTTCCGCCCATGTCCGCCTGCTGCCCGCTGGTTTCGAGACCCGGCCCCGGCGCTCCACCGACGGCACGATCTTCGTCGTCGTCGAGGGCGACGGCGAGGCGGAAATCGCCGGCCGGACCGTGACATTGCAGGAGCGCATGGTCTTCGTCGTGCCGTCCTGGAAGGAATTGCGCCTGCGCGCCGGGCGGGACCTCGTCCTCTTCGCCTATTCCGACCGCACGTCCCAGGAAAAGCTGAACCTCTTCAAGGAGCATTGCGCGTGAGCCCGCTGCCGCCCATTCCCGCCCCGACTTTTGCGAAGACCGTGGACGGTGCCGATTTCCCCGTGCGCCGGGTCTTCTGCGTCGGCCGGAACTATGCCGAACATGCCCGCGAGATGGGCCGCGACCCGGACCGGGAGCCGCCCTTCTTCTTCACCAAATGGGCCGAGACCGTGGTGCCGGACGGCGCCCTCGTGCCCTATCCGCAGAAGACCGCCAATTTCCACTACGAGGCGGAACTGGTCGTCGCCATCGGCAGGAGCGGGCGGGACATTCCGGCAGCGGCAGCGCTCGGCCATGTCTTCGGCTATGCGACCGGCCTCGACATGACCCGGCGCGACCTGCAACTCCAGGCCCGCAGCGAAGGCCGGCCCTGGGACACGGGCAAGAATGTCGAAGCCTCGTCGCCTCTCGGCCTGATCCATCCGGTGGCAACACTAGGCGCGGCCGACCGGGGCGCGATCGAGCTGACGGTGAACGGGGTCGTCAAGCAGAAGGCCGATCTCGCTGACCTGATCTGGCCGGTGGCGGATATCGTCGCCTTCCTCTCCGGCCTCTACCGGCTGGAGCCGGGGGATCTGATCTATACCGGCACGCCGGCCGGCGTCGGCCCGGTGGTGGCGGGCGATGCGATCGTGGTGACGATCGACGGCCTGTCGCCGCTCGCCGTCACCATCGGCCCGCCGGCGGCCTGAGGCTCAGGGCCTGTCGTCGATGCGCAGCGGCGCGCTGGTCACTTCGTTGTTCTCGGTCGTCAGCTTCTGCAGCAGGGCGACGAAGGTCTTGCGCTCCTTCTCCGACAGGGGCGCGAGCAGCCGGTCCTGGACCCGGGTCACCGGATCTTCGACGTCGCCGACCAATTGTTCGCCCGTGGCGGTCAGATACAGCAGCTTCTGGCGCTTGTCCTCGGCACTGGGGCGGCGGGCGACGAGGCCGCGGGTTTCCAGCCGCTCGATCACATTGCCGATGGTCGAGCGGTCGAAGGCGATCATGGCGGAAAGCCGGGTGGCATCCACCCCCGGCCGCTCGCCGATGGCGACCAGGGCCGAATATTGCACCGGGGTGATGCCGAAAGCGGCGCATTCGTCGAGGAACAGGGCCCAGGAAATCTGATGCGCCCGGCGGATCA
Coding sequences within it:
- a CDS encoding enoyl-CoA hydratase/isomerase family protein — protein: MRDSYMKLAFEGAVATLTLSRAPVNAVDDDFLADLDQALSAVEVRDDLAVLRIRSDQRVFCAGADLRLVAGRLQDAAGAAAMVTTVRRFHAVYDHLASLPVVTVAEITGHALGGGLELALACDLRVVSDRAKLGLPEAKVGLLPGAGGTQRLTELCGPGVAARVILTGDLIPGEEAERIGLAQWVFPQADFEAGADAIAARIAGLSPEALRASKNCVRIAATISQAGVAAEISGIGRLMRSKDTERRVHAFLGA
- a CDS encoding acyl-CoA dehydrogenase, with product MSTKAAYAPFVWQDPFLLDDQLTEDERMIRDTARAFAQAELLPRVEQAYLDEVTDPGLFPLMGDAGLLGVTLPEEYGGAGASYVAYGLVAREVERVDSGYRSMMSVQASLVIYPIYAYGSEEQRRKYLPGLASGRLIGCFGLTEPDAGSDPGSMKTRAQKIAGGYRLTGSKMWISNAPIADVFVVWAKSEAHGGEIRGFVLEKGMTGLSAPKIGGKLSLRASITGEIVMDGVEVGEDALLPNVAGLKGPFGCLNRARYGISWGALGAAEDCWLRSVQYGLDRTQFGKPLAGTQLFQKKFADMQTEIALGLQASLRVGRLFDEGQLAPEMVSLVKRNNCGKALDIARVARDMHGGNGIQIGYHVMRHAQNLETVNTYEGTHDVHALILGRAQTGIQAFF
- a CDS encoding 3-hydroxybenzoate 6-monooxygenase, with protein sequence MGDREVLIAGGGIGGLAAALGLAGGGFRVHVLEKAPALGEIGAGIQLGPNAFHAFDFLGIGVQARAMAVFVDRLRLMDALTAEEIAGIPLDEPFRKRFGNPYAVIHRGDMHGVFLRACQNHPNIRLSVNSEVVDYDQDGGSVTALLASGARVTGSVLIGADGLWSKIRARVVGDGQPRVSGHTTYRSVIPTEQMPEDLRWNAATLWAGPHCHIVHYPLSDWKNFNLVVTSHNDAPAPVAGVPVATETVLAEFEHVHDKARQIIRHGTNWKAWVLCDREPVGNWVDGRVALLGDAAHPMMQYFAQGACMAMEDAVCLSHALSTGRDDPAAALATYRDRRVLRTARVQLQSREIGKHIYHPSGVHAELRNLVMRAKSPADWYDTLAWIYGGDPLTQAAVAADPMPLAAPAGKVAHG
- the gtdA gene encoding gentisate 1,2-dioxygenase — encoded protein: MAEALANDQSRQLDHLYDELKPHSLYPLWTVLSALVPPEPASGALPWAWDYGPMRDYLLRAGDLISAEQAERRVLILENPGLPGTSGITTSLYAGLQLILPGEVAPCHRHAQSALRFVLEGEGAFTAVDGEKAIMHPFDLVLTPGGQWHDHGNHTGRPMIWLDGLDIPTVRAFDAGFAEKLGASAHPETVPPGDTGARYGRNLRPVKGTAADRRPAHQPLFHYPYADWRPSLDALAQSGLPDPHFGHALEFLNPADGGAIMATISAHVRLLPAGFETRPRRSTDGTIFVVVEGDGEAEIAGRTVTLQERMVFVVPSWKELRLRAGRDLVLFAYSDRTSQEKLNLFKEHCA
- a CDS encoding fumarylacetoacetate hydrolase family protein, yielding MSPLPPIPAPTFAKTVDGADFPVRRVFCVGRNYAEHAREMGRDPDREPPFFFTKWAETVVPDGALVPYPQKTANFHYEAELVVAIGRSGRDIPAAAALGHVFGYATGLDMTRRDLQLQARSEGRPWDTGKNVEASSPLGLIHPVATLGAADRGAIELTVNGVVKQKADLADLIWPVADIVAFLSGLYRLEPGDLIYTGTPAGVGPVVAGDAIVVTIDGLSPLAVTIGPPAA
- a CDS encoding MarR family winged helix-turn-helix transcriptional regulator, with translation MSLADLYARPGHLIRRAHQISWALFLDECAAFGITPVQYSALVAIGERPGVDATRLSAMIAFDRSTIGNVIERLETRGLVARRPSAEDKRQKLLYLTATGEQLVGDVEDPVTRVQDRLLAPLSEKERKTFVALLQKLTTENNEVTSAPLRIDDRP